The following are from one region of the Pleurodeles waltl isolate 20211129_DDA chromosome 4_1, aPleWal1.hap1.20221129, whole genome shotgun sequence genome:
- the LOC138286950 gene encoding zinc finger protein 84-like has translation MLALQETESWEVDKHITDLETLTKKEESYTGRDNFSLSSLQKDEQQTHKGEKRFYCTECVQSFSHLALLKEHWQTHTGEKPFRCSECGKRFTKLSHLERHYQTHTGEKPYHCNEGVKQFSQLSHLQRHQQTHTGEKLYHCSECGSMFSKSSRLRNHQQTHTGENKFKCNECAKSFSRLSDLQRHQQTHTGERPFNCNECVKSFRWLSHLQRHQQRHTREKPYHCNDCMKSFCQLSDLHRHQQTHTGEKPYDCYECGSSFSRYSTLRIHQRTHTGERPFKCNVCGKSFCQLSHLQRHQQTHTGEKPFKCSECVKSFSQLSNLRRHQQTDTGEKPFKCSECVKSFSQLSNLQCHQRTHNGEKPYHCSECGTSFSRSTHLERHYQTHTGEKPYSCNACLKQFSQLSHLQRHQQTHTGEEPKFCNECSKSFSRLSLLQVHQRTHTGEETYQCKKCVKSFSWLSHLQRHQQTHTGEKPYHCNECVKSFSWLSQLQRHQQINTHKGKTIPLQ, from the coding sequence ATGTTGGCCCTTCAGGAAACAGAGTCATGGGAAGTGGACAAACATATCACCGACCTAGAGACACTAACCAAGAAAGAAGAATCATACACAGGCAGGGACAACTTTAGCTTGTCATCGCTACAAAAGGACGAACAGCAAACACACAAAGGAGAAAAACGATTCTATTGTACTGAATGTGTGCAAAGCTTTAGTCATTTAGCACTCCTAAAAGAGCATTggcaaacacacacaggagaaaagccattcagatgcagtgaatgtgggaagcGCTTTACTAAGTTATCACACCTTGAGAGACATTAtcaaacacacactggggaaaaaccataccattgcaatgaagGTGTGAAGCAATTTAGTCAGTTAtcacacctccaaagacatcagcaaacacatacAGGAGAAAAactataccattgcagtgaatgtggaagtatGTTTAGCAAATCTTCAAGATTAAggaatcaccagcaaactcacacaGGAGAAAACAAATTCAAGTGCAATGAATGTGCGAAGAGCTTTAGTCGGTTATCAGATCtacaaagacatcagcaaacacacactggggaaagacCATTTaattgcaatgaatgtgtgaaaagttttagatggttatcacacctccaaagacatcagcAAAGACACAcaagggaaaaaccataccattgcaatgactgTATGAAGAGCTTTTGTCAGCTATCAGATCTACacagacatcagcaaacacacacaggggaaaaaccatatgaTTGCTacgaatgtggaagtagttttagtcgTTACTCAACACTGaggattcatcagcgaacacacacaggagaaagacCATTCAAGTGCAATGTATGTGGGAAGAGTTTTTGTCAATTATCACATCtacaaagacatcagcaaacacacactggggaaaaaccattcaagtgtagtgaatgtgtgaagagctttagtcagttatcaaaCCTCCGAAGGCATCAGCAAActgacactggggaaaaaccattcaagtgcagtgaatgtgtgaagagctttagtcagttatcaaacctacagtgtcatcagcgaacacacaatggggaaaaaccataccattgcagtgaatgtgggacCAGCTTTAGTCGGTCAACACACCTTGAGAGACATtatcaaacacacacaggggaaaaaccatacagttGCAATGCATGTTTGAAGCAATTTAGTCAGTTAtcacacctccaaagacatcagcaaacacatacAGGGGAAGAACCAAAATTTTGCAATGAATGTTCAAAGAGCTTTAGTCGGTTATCGCTCCTCCAAGTACATCAGCGAACACATACAGGGGAAGAAACATACCAGTGCAAGAAATGTGTGAAAAGCTTTAGTTGGTTATCACACCTGCAAaggcatcagcaaacacacacaggggaaaaaccatatcattgcaatgaatgtgtgaaaAGCTTTAGTTGGTTATCACAACTCCAAAGACATCAGCAAATAAATACACACAAGGGAAAAACCATACCACTGCAATGA